TGGATACATTGAAAGAGCGTGAGCGTCAAGTCATTAAAATGTATTTTGGTATTGAACGTGACTACGCCCTCACCCTGAATGAAATTGGTGAAGAATTTAGTTTAACTCGGGAACGTGTTCGTCAGATTAAAGAAAAGGCTATTCGCCGTCTACGTCACCGCTCGCGAAGTAAATCTTTAAGAACGTATCTAGGCTGATCGAGGGGAGGTGAAATAGATCATGGTTGAAGTTACTGTAAGAAACGGAGAACAACTCGAACGGGCATTACGTCGCTTTAAAAAGAAGTGGGAACGTGCCGGTGTTTTACGTGAAGTCAAACGAAAATCATTCTATATCAAACCAAGCGATGAGCAACGCGCTGCAAAGAAAAAAGCAGTTCGAAGGCGTTTACGTTTTGCGAGGTATGGCAAATAACATTTGTTTGCATGACTTAAAAAATAAAAAAAAGGTTCGGTATTTTACCGAACCTTTTTTGTTGTCCCCTAGGAATACGCATGATAATTCGTAGCATTTCTGGCGTTCGAGGACTCGTCGCCACCCATATTACACCTGATTCTATCAAGGCTTTCGCCCGGGCCTTTCATTCGAAAATTGAATCCGGACTTGTTTTTCTAGGCCGAGACAGTCGACCATCTGGTGACAATTTATTGGACGCTTTTACGGAAGAATTGATTCGTCTGGGGAGGGATGTAATCGTTTGCGGTATTGTACCCACCCCGACTGTACAATTTATGGTAGAAAGATCGGAAGCTGCTGGGGGCATCATAATAACTGCCAGCCATAATCCCATTGAGTGGAACGGATTAAAATTCGTTCGTTTTGATGGTACTTTTTTTCATCCGGAAGAATGTGAAGCATTATTCGAGTTGGTGGATAATGATCAAGAAATCAAAGCTGCTGATCAGCAGGGAATGTTCTTCCCCGATCAAAATTCTATATTAAAACATTCCATAGATATAGTTGAACTTTCATGTATTGATTTAAAAGCAATCAGGAAACGCCAATTTAAAGTGGTCATTGATGCGGTGAATGGCGCTGGTTCCGAAGCACTACCCCTTTTGCTTGAGCACTTAGGATGTGAAGTGATTCAAATTCACTGTGAAGGAAATGGCGAATTCAACCGTGGCACAGAACCACTTCCAGAAAATTTAGTTGACCTTAGCAATGCAGTTATTGAATATGACGCCCATGTAGGGTTTGCCGTAGATCCAGATGCAGATCGATTGGCAGTTGTGAATGAAAAGGGAATTCCTTTAGGTGAAGAATATACCTTGGTGTTAGCAGTTGAAGGCTACATTAAGAATAAACAGACTAAAGAA
The sequence above is drawn from the Candidatus Neomarinimicrobiota bacterium genome and encodes:
- the glmM gene encoding phosphoglucosamine mutase, with the translated sequence MIIRSISGVRGLVATHITPDSIKAFARAFHSKIESGLVFLGRDSRPSGDNLLDAFTEELIRLGRDVIVCGIVPTPTVQFMVERSEAAGGIIITASHNPIEWNGLKFVRFDGTFFHPEECEALFELVDNDQEIKAADQQGMFFPDQNSILKHSIDIVELSCIDLKAIRKRQFKVVIDAVNGAGSEALPLLLEHLGCEVIQIHCEGNGEFNRGTEPLPENLVDLSNAVIEYDAHVGFAVDPDADRLAVVNEKGIPLGEEYTLVLAVEGYIKNKQTKETFVINLSTSLALEKMAEKYGCTVLRSAVGEINVVQKMLEVGSELGGEGNGGVILKEAHLGRDSLVAAAMVLNRMSQDEKPISAIHAELPQFHIVKDKINLDGIDKDEVMEKAKSIFTDAEVNTIDGVKFTWDDRWIHLRGSNTEPIMRIYAEGPTEDDAHELVDKIRSEI
- a CDS encoding 30S ribosomal protein S21 — translated: MVEVTVRNGEQLERALRRFKKKWERAGVLREVKRKSFYIKPSDEQRAAKKKAVRRRLRFARYGK